In Deltaproteobacteria bacterium, the following are encoded in one genomic region:
- a CDS encoding SpoIIE family protein phosphatase, producing MSDARTQNVGSMRLADGYQHALKAADILFGGFMFLMVGLAGIGVHQGVAPVTDLILILGFLVVNIVVGEVGRRLDRPFLMEGVRVCVGGGTALAAYLMVAGPLGPWWPGFVILSLGGSIGFGLLTQKPHGGRAVVAVYFFAYLFASIAMQSPIDWYQIGIEGGLIAMLGLMFAEIMSLLGQTLQQEHERSLDLQAARDALFAEVEVAQAIQTLLLPRDPKIPEHEVAGRMVTATEVGGDYYDVIDTSSGRSLVAIGDVSGHGVTSGLTMMMARTSLVGAVEAIPDAPIPVLYRVLNRCIRQNLARMNLSMYMTFALLEHHGRGRFTAVGRHLPLYIYRRASEAIEEIELSGMWLGILDDLEPDQLQETHFELAPGDLLFLFTDGIVEQFVGEEMFGYDRLRELVRQHGAAGSSQVIDEVLGGLRAFSSEQEDDVTMLVVTHTGDVQQAMALSNGAAA from the coding sequence ATGAGCGACGCGCGCACCCAGAACGTTGGCTCGATGCGGCTGGCCGACGGCTACCAGCACGCCTTGAAGGCCGCGGACATCCTCTTCGGCGGCTTCATGTTCCTGATGGTGGGGCTGGCCGGGATCGGTGTCCATCAGGGCGTCGCGCCGGTCACCGACCTCATCCTCATCCTGGGCTTCCTGGTGGTGAACATCGTCGTGGGGGAGGTGGGGCGCCGCCTCGATCGTCCCTTCCTCATGGAGGGCGTTCGGGTCTGCGTGGGCGGCGGGACGGCGCTGGCCGCCTACCTGATGGTCGCCGGTCCGCTGGGTCCCTGGTGGCCCGGCTTCGTCATCCTCTCGCTCGGCGGCTCCATCGGCTTCGGCCTGCTCACCCAGAAGCCCCACGGCGGCAGGGCCGTGGTCGCCGTCTACTTCTTCGCCTACCTCTTCGCCTCGATCGCGATGCAGTCGCCCATCGACTGGTACCAGATCGGCATCGAGGGCGGCCTGATCGCCATGCTCGGCCTGATGTTCGCCGAGATCATGTCCCTGCTCGGCCAGACCCTGCAGCAGGAGCACGAGCGCAGCCTCGATCTCCAGGCCGCCCGGGACGCCCTCTTCGCCGAGGTCGAGGTCGCCCAGGCGATCCAGACCCTGCTCCTGCCCCGGGATCCGAAGATCCCCGAGCACGAGGTCGCCGGCCGGATGGTCACCGCCACCGAGGTCGGGGGCGACTACTACGACGTCATCGACACGAGCAGCGGCCGCAGCCTGGTCGCCATCGGGGACGTCTCCGGGCACGGGGTGACCTCCGGGCTGACGATGATGATGGCGCGCACGAGCCTGGTGGGAGCGGTCGAGGCCATCCCCGACGCGCCGATCCCCGTCCTCTACCGGGTGCTCAACCGCTGCATCCGCCAGAACCTGGCCCGGATGAACCTCTCCATGTACATGACCTTCGCTCTGCTCGAGCACCACGGACGAGGCCGCTTCACGGCGGTCGGCCGGCACCTGCCGCTCTACATCTACCGCCGGGCGAGCGAGGCCATCGAGGAGATCGAGCTCTCGGGAATGTGGCTGGGCATCCTCGACGATCTCGAGCCCGATCAGCTCCAGGAGACCCACTTCGAGCTCGCCCCGGGCGATCTCCTCTTCCTCTTCACCGACGGCATCGTGGAGCAGTTCGTCGGCGAGGAGATGTTCGGCTACGACCGGCTCCGGGAGCTCGTCCGCCAGCACGGCGCGGCGGGCTCCAGCCAGGTCATCGACGAGGTGCTCGGCGGCCTGCGGGCCTTCTCCTCCGAGCAGGAAGACGACGTCACCATGCTCGTGGTGACGCATACCGGTGACGTTCAGCAGGCGATGGCCCTGAGCAACGGCGCAGCGGCCTGA
- the aguB gene encoding N-carbamoylputrescine amidase, whose product MSSKSNVTVAVIQAPFADALEVNVERAEGLVRQAAGEGAEVILLPELFEGPYFPREEKGAFFEWARPVEGHPTLERMSQLAAELEVVLPISFFERDGNAYYNSLVVLDADGTSLGLYRKSHIPEGPGYQEKFYFRPGDTGFKVWETRHAALGVGICWDQWFPEAARAMALAGAEVLLYPTAIGSEPAEPELDTRDAWQRVMQGHAIANLTPVAAANRVGDEEGQVFYGSSFLTDGLGEIREVLDREETGVALREYDLAALRAQRASWGFFRDRRPDLYGRIVG is encoded by the coding sequence ATGAGCTCGAAGTCGAACGTCACCGTCGCCGTGATCCAGGCCCCCTTCGCCGACGCCCTCGAGGTGAACGTGGAGCGCGCCGAGGGCCTGGTGCGCCAGGCCGCGGGGGAGGGCGCAGAGGTCATCCTCCTGCCCGAGCTCTTCGAGGGCCCCTACTTCCCCCGGGAGGAGAAGGGCGCCTTCTTCGAGTGGGCCCGCCCGGTCGAGGGGCACCCCACGCTGGAGCGGATGAGCCAGCTCGCGGCCGAGCTCGAGGTGGTGCTGCCGATCTCCTTCTTCGAGCGGGACGGCAACGCCTACTACAACAGCCTCGTCGTCCTCGACGCCGACGGCACCTCCCTGGGGCTCTACCGAAAGAGCCACATCCCCGAGGGCCCCGGCTATCAGGAGAAGTTCTACTTCCGCCCCGGCGACACCGGCTTCAAGGTCTGGGAGACCCGCCACGCCGCCCTCGGCGTGGGGATCTGCTGGGACCAGTGGTTCCCCGAGGCGGCGCGGGCGATGGCGCTCGCGGGCGCCGAGGTCCTGCTCTATCCCACCGCCATCGGCTCCGAGCCCGCCGAGCCCGAGCTCGACACCCGGGACGCCTGGCAGCGGGTGATGCAGGGCCACGCCATCGCGAACCTCACCCCGGTGGCCGCCGCCAACCGGGTGGGGGACGAGGAGGGGCAGGTCTTCTACGGCTCCTCCTTCCTCACCGACGGACTGGGGGAGATCCGCGAGGTCCTCGACCGGGAGGAGACCGGCGTGGCGCTACGCGAGTACGACCTCGCGGCCCTCCGCGCTCAGCGCGCCTCCTGGGGCTTCTTCCGCGATCGCCGGCCCGACCTCTATGGCCGGATCGTGGGGTGA
- a CDS encoding lysophospholipid acyltransferase family protein: protein MMRWLSGFVLRLAGWKPTGEVPTPDRYVLIAAPHTTNWDLPVMLLFGFFFGMKVRWMGKHTIFKGPFGWFFRKLGGIPVDRRARNDTVEYIASLIRDSERMILAISPEGTRSRREHWKSGFYHIARAAGVPVACGVLDYARKEGGFGPTLELTGDVKADMDRFRAYYGDKRGLHPELFGPVRLRDETGVTAGAAALDPAITPVAMPVAEVAAGLGAVEPSVAD from the coding sequence ATGATGCGATGGCTCAGCGGGTTCGTCCTGCGCCTCGCGGGCTGGAAGCCCACCGGTGAGGTGCCCACCCCGGACCGCTACGTCCTGATCGCGGCGCCCCACACCACCAACTGGGATCTCCCGGTGATGCTCCTCTTCGGCTTCTTCTTCGGGATGAAGGTCCGCTGGATGGGCAAGCACACCATCTTCAAGGGGCCCTTCGGCTGGTTCTTCCGCAAGCTGGGCGGCATCCCGGTGGACCGGCGCGCGCGCAACGACACCGTGGAGTACATCGCCTCGCTCATCCGGGACTCGGAGCGGATGATCCTGGCCATCTCGCCCGAGGGCACCCGCTCCCGCCGCGAGCACTGGAAGTCGGGCTTCTACCACATCGCCCGGGCGGCCGGCGTGCCGGTGGCCTGCGGGGTGCTCGACTACGCCCGCAAGGAGGGCGGCTTCGGCCCCACCCTCGAGCTCACCGGCGACGTGAAGGCCGACATGGATCGCTTCCGCGCCTACTACGGCGACAAGCGGGGCCTGCACCCCGAGCTCTTCGGGCCGGTGAGGCTGCGGGACGAGACCGGCGTGACCGCGGGCGCGGCCGCGCTGGATCCGGCGATCACGCCGGTGGCGATGCCGGTGGCCGAGGTGGCGGCGGGCCTCGGTGCCGTCGAGCCATCGGTGGCCGACTGA
- the argC gene encoding N-acetyl-gamma-glutamyl-phosphate reductase, which produces MGKTRVSVIGGAGYGAAELLRHLLVREDVEVLRIASKDYVGERVDKVHRTLVGFAGDRILEDLPPEVAAEGADLVFLGMPHKITAQVAMPLLDLDLRIVDLSGDFRLRSLTDYSRDYHPDHPCPERLGTFVYGLPELHREAIKGAKHVASPGCFATCIAVGLLPLAKEGLLKDLAVRTVAMTGSSGSGVRPSEGTHHPVRSRNLKPYKVLQHQHRSEILQTLGDAGASGVSLDFVPVSAPLGRGILAISQLDLPEGHDAASLQAVYEKHLGDEPLVRVRPAGAVPEVAAVAGSAYLEVGLAVRHDEETGRATLCCMSAIDNLIKGGAGQAIQSFNLMVGAPEGLGLAAPGLWP; this is translated from the coding sequence ATGGGAAAGACGCGCGTCTCGGTGATCGGAGGGGCCGGCTACGGCGCCGCCGAGCTCCTGCGCCACCTCCTCGTCCGCGAGGACGTCGAGGTGCTGCGCATCGCCTCCAAGGACTACGTCGGCGAGCGGGTCGACAAGGTGCACCGCACCCTCGTCGGCTTCGCCGGGGATCGGATCCTCGAGGACCTGCCCCCCGAGGTGGCGGCCGAGGGCGCCGATCTCGTCTTCCTGGGGATGCCCCACAAGATCACGGCCCAGGTGGCGATGCCGCTCCTCGATCTGGATCTGCGCATCGTCGATCTCTCGGGCGACTTCCGCCTGCGCTCGCTCACCGACTACAGCCGGGACTACCACCCCGACCACCCCTGCCCCGAGCGGCTGGGGACCTTCGTCTACGGCCTGCCCGAGCTGCACCGCGAGGCGATCAAGGGCGCGAAGCACGTGGCGAGCCCCGGCTGCTTCGCCACCTGCATCGCCGTGGGCCTGCTCCCGCTCGCGAAGGAGGGGCTGCTGAAGGACCTCGCCGTGCGCACCGTGGCGATGACCGGCTCCTCGGGCTCGGGCGTGCGCCCCTCCGAGGGCACCCACCACCCCGTGCGCTCCCGCAACCTCAAGCCCTACAAGGTGCTCCAGCACCAGCACCGCTCGGAGATCCTCCAGACCCTCGGTGACGCCGGAGCCAGCGGCGTGAGCCTCGACTTCGTGCCGGTGAGCGCGCCGCTGGGGCGGGGCATCCTGGCCATCTCGCAGCTCGACCTGCCCGAGGGCCACGACGCCGCGAGCCTGCAGGCCGTCTACGAGAAGCACCTCGGGGACGAGCCCCTGGTGCGGGTGCGGCCGGCGGGCGCGGTGCCCGAGGTGGCGGCCGTGGCCGGCAGCGCCTACCTCGAGGTGGGCCTCGCGGTTCGGCACGACGAGGAGACCGGCCGGGCCACCCTCTGCTGCATGAGCGCCATCGACAACCTGATCAAGGGCGGCGCCGGGCAGGCCATCCAGAGCTTCAACCTGATGGTCGGCGCCCCCGAGGGGCTGGGGCTGGCCGCCCCCGGGCTCTGGCCGTGA
- a CDS encoding inositol monophosphatase: protein MSERTIEKVAEVLRAALEAAAGAALERLAAAREAETKSDGSPVTAADRAAEAAALEVIQGAFPGDAILGEETGEHAGGGWAWTIDPIDGTRGFVRGGESWGPLIAAAEAGVVRAGGMALAVRGRHYWAAEGMGAWRGDERIALAAPPPLERATLVVGELRPLLADPGGAAVRELIAEAACVRCPGDLASFAFFLDGHADAWLEAGVQPWDLGPFPILAREAGAVFTTARGTQDLGEGTGLVAREPLHGTLLARWKVALEG from the coding sequence ATGTCCGAACGCACCATCGAGAAGGTCGCCGAGGTCCTCCGCGCCGCCCTCGAGGCCGCCGCCGGGGCCGCCCTGGAGCGCCTCGCCGCAGCCCGGGAGGCCGAGACGAAGTCGGACGGCTCCCCCGTCACCGCCGCCGACCGCGCCGCCGAGGCCGCCGCCCTGGAGGTGATCCAGGGGGCCTTCCCGGGAGACGCCATCCTGGGTGAGGAGACCGGCGAGCACGCCGGCGGGGGCTGGGCCTGGACCATCGATCCCATCGACGGGACCCGCGGCTTCGTCCGCGGCGGCGAGTCCTGGGGTCCGCTGATCGCCGCCGCCGAGGCGGGGGTGGTGCGGGCCGGGGGGATGGCGCTCGCGGTCCGGGGGCGCCACTACTGGGCCGCGGAGGGGATGGGCGCCTGGCGGGGGGACGAGCGGATCGCCCTGGCCGCCCCGCCGCCCCTCGAGCGGGCGACGCTGGTGGTGGGCGAGCTGCGCCCCCTCCTGGCCGATCCCGGCGGCGCCGCCGTCCGGGAGCTCATCGCCGAGGCCGCCTGCGTTCGCTGCCCGGGAGACCTGGCGAGCTTCGCCTTCTTCCTGGACGGCCACGCCGATGCCTGGCTGGAGGCCGGGGTCCAGCCCTGGGATCTGGGGCCCTTCCCGATCCTGGCCCGGGAGGCCGGCGCGGTCTTCACCACGGCCCGGGGCACCCAGGACCTCGGCGAGGGGACCGGGCTGGTCGCCCGCGAGCCCCTCCACGGGACCCTGCTCGCCCGCTGGAAGGTCGCCCTGGAGGGGTGA
- the argB gene encoding acetylglutamate kinase gives MSLRPVVVKVGGDLLLEAEDRRALAANVRALREAGHPVVILHGGGPQVSRLQERLGLPENKVAGRRITSPEDLVAVQQALCGEVNVAVVTALLAGGVEAFGLHGASGRTIEARRRPPRIISGGGEAPIDFGEVGDVAAIHTRGLNALLEAGFVPVIATLGVSAAGEAFNINADTTSVKLAPALGARALLMATRVGGVFRDLGDPSSRLAALDEAEARRLIAEGVISGGMIPKVEEAMTVFETGVEIIAVVGVDPDDAFLRVLEDEPTVGTAIRP, from the coding sequence GTGAGCCTGCGCCCGGTCGTGGTGAAGGTCGGGGGGGATCTCCTCCTCGAGGCGGAGGACCGGCGGGCGCTGGCCGCCAACGTCCGCGCCCTGCGCGAGGCCGGCCACCCGGTGGTGATCCTCCACGGGGGCGGTCCGCAGGTTTCGCGCCTGCAGGAGCGCCTCGGCCTGCCGGAGAACAAGGTCGCCGGCCGGCGGATCACCTCCCCGGAGGATCTGGTCGCCGTGCAGCAGGCCCTCTGCGGCGAGGTGAACGTCGCGGTGGTCACCGCGCTCCTCGCCGGGGGGGTCGAGGCCTTCGGCCTCCACGGCGCCTCCGGGCGGACCATCGAGGCCCGGCGCCGCCCGCCGCGGATCATCTCCGGGGGAGGGGAGGCGCCCATCGACTTCGGCGAGGTCGGCGACGTGGCGGCCATCCACACCCGGGGTCTGAACGCGCTCCTCGAGGCGGGCTTCGTCCCGGTGATCGCCACCCTCGGCGTGAGCGCGGCCGGCGAGGCCTTCAACATCAACGCCGACACCACCAGCGTGAAGCTCGCGCCGGCGCTCGGGGCCCGGGCCCTGCTGATGGCCACCCGGGTCGGCGGCGTCTTCCGGGACCTCGGAGATCCCTCGAGCCGGCTCGCCGCCCTCGACGAGGCCGAGGCCCGGCGCTTGATCGCCGAGGGCGTGATCTCGGGTGGGATGATCCCGAAGGTGGAGGAGGCGATGACCGTCTTCGAGACCGGCGTGGAGATCATCGCCGTGGTGGGCGTCGATCCCGACGACGCCTTCCTCCGGGTCCTGGAGGACGAGCCCACCGTGGGGACGGCCATCCGGCCCTGA
- a CDS encoding sigma 54-interacting transcriptional regulator, translating into MKRLSHEEQERQARLPLFVPVISTPTLPGCWSVNLSDSGIGLVASRKEGQVLPAEGESLELEFSLPEYGFTIRARGEVAWRHDTEEPTGGDIAVSLGIRFTWVPPTDRVELSRYLQDYRFHVCAVFALGAEQALIREALEDRVALHFADSLGELHELLGRGDIAVIIACGSDEAILEAVVEQSFPGGSAGGFDQHHPLRDLAVRIIHYGGMNPAALVTHFNAGEIFRSLRPPVSPHRLRTEVLRGCQDFGERTEQRRSAQALGRALRREQARARPESKLDALVEENVVHRSPQMVEVLRLVRAVAPHKVGVLLQGETGTGKEVLARTLHDLSDRAMSSLVVQDCGALPETLLESELFGHVKGSFTGAIDDHPGLFVLADGGTIFLDEIENTTPKLQANLLRVIETGTVRPIGGTQVHKVDVRIVAASNRDLAAEVAAGTFRADLFYRLNTFVVDIPPLRERITDIEVLALHFLDVFQSALGRRVGGLSAAALERLLSYPWPGNIRELRNVLERAVLLCPPGEVIGVELLPARIANRGEGREGTQARSLKDQLENHERELIRLALEESGGVLRRAARSLGLSPATLGRRAARLGLRE; encoded by the coding sequence ATGAAACGCCTTTCCCACGAAGAGCAGGAACGCCAGGCCCGCCTGCCCCTCTTCGTCCCCGTGATCTCCACCCCCACCCTGCCCGGCTGCTGGTCGGTGAACCTGAGTGACTCGGGCATCGGCCTGGTCGCGAGCCGCAAGGAGGGGCAGGTCCTGCCCGCCGAGGGCGAGTCCCTCGAGCTGGAGTTCTCGCTCCCGGAGTACGGCTTCACGATCCGCGCCCGGGGGGAGGTGGCCTGGCGCCACGACACCGAGGAGCCCACGGGCGGTGACATCGCCGTCTCCCTGGGCATCCGCTTCACCTGGGTCCCCCCCACGGACCGGGTGGAGCTCTCCCGCTACCTGCAGGACTACCGCTTCCACGTCTGCGCGGTCTTCGCCCTCGGGGCCGAGCAAGCCCTGATCCGGGAGGCACTCGAGGATCGGGTCGCCCTCCACTTCGCCGACTCTCTCGGCGAGCTGCACGAGCTGCTCGGGCGCGGTGACATCGCGGTGATCATCGCCTGCGGCAGCGACGAGGCGATCCTCGAGGCGGTCGTGGAGCAGTCCTTCCCGGGGGGCTCCGCCGGCGGCTTCGATCAGCACCACCCCCTGCGCGATCTCGCGGTGCGGATCATCCACTACGGCGGGATGAACCCCGCGGCGCTGGTCACCCACTTCAACGCCGGGGAGATCTTCCGCTCCCTGCGCCCCCCGGTCAGCCCGCACCGGCTGCGGACCGAGGTCCTGCGGGGCTGCCAGGACTTCGGCGAGCGGACGGAGCAGCGCCGCAGCGCCCAGGCCCTGGGCCGGGCTCTCCGCCGGGAGCAGGCCCGGGCCCGCCCCGAGAGCAAGCTGGACGCCCTGGTCGAGGAGAACGTCGTCCACCGCAGCCCGCAGATGGTCGAGGTGCTCCGCCTGGTGCGGGCCGTCGCCCCTCACAAGGTGGGCGTCCTGCTCCAGGGCGAGACCGGGACCGGCAAGGAGGTGCTGGCCCGCACCCTGCACGACCTCTCCGACCGCGCCATGTCCTCGCTGGTCGTCCAGGACTGCGGCGCGCTCCCGGAGACCCTCCTCGAGAGCGAGCTCTTCGGGCACGTGAAGGGCTCCTTCACCGGCGCCATCGACGATCACCCCGGCCTCTTCGTCCTCGCGGACGGTGGCACGATCTTCCTCGACGAGATCGAGAACACCACCCCCAAGCTCCAGGCGAACCTCTTGCGGGTGATCGAGACGGGCACCGTCCGCCCGATCGGTGGCACCCAGGTGCACAAGGTCGACGTCCGGATCGTCGCGGCGAGCAACCGCGACCTGGCTGCCGAGGTCGCGGCGGGCACCTTCCGCGCCGACCTCTTCTACCGGCTCAACACCTTCGTGGTGGACATCCCGCCGCTCCGCGAGCGGATCACCGACATCGAGGTGCTCGCCCTCCACTTCCTGGACGTCTTCCAGAGCGCCCTGGGACGCCGCGTCGGGGGGCTCTCGGCGGCGGCGCTCGAGCGGCTGCTCTCCTATCCCTGGCCCGGGAACATCCGGGAGCTGCGGAACGTGCTCGAGCGGGCCGTGCTCCTCTGCCCGCCGGGCGAGGTGATCGGCGTGGAGCTGCTGCCCGCCCGCATCGCGAACCGGGGCGAGGGCCGCGAGGGGACGCAGGCGCGCTCCCTGAAGGACCAGCTGGAGAACCACGAGCGGGAGCTGATCCGCCTCGCGCTCGAGGAGAGCGGGGGTGTCCTCCGGCGCGCGGCGCGCAGCCTCGGCCTCTCACCGGCCACCCTCGGACGCCGCGCCGCCCGCCTGGGCCTGCGTGAATGA